A window of the Helianthus annuus cultivar XRQ/B chromosome 4, HanXRQr2.0-SUNRISE, whole genome shotgun sequence genome harbors these coding sequences:
- the LOC110938045 gene encoding uncharacterized protein LOC110938045 → MAATTASEVAVKLNLKPHPEGGFFSETFRDTSITLSTSQLPPQYKVDRPISTAIYFLLPSGSVSHLHRIPSAETWHFYLGEPLTILEIDDKDGSLKLTCIGQDIGANQLLQYTVPPNVWFGAFPTKDYEISTDNVVVVKKPPRDAEEHYSLVGCTVAPAFQFDDFVLAKRSELVKRFPAHESLISLITYED, encoded by the exons ATGGCAGCAACAACAGCATCTGAAGTTGCAGTGAAGTTGAATCTGAAACCGCACCCAGAAGGTGGCTTCTTCTCCGAGACTTTCAGAGACACTTCCATCACCCTTTCCACTTCTCAACTTCCCCCTCAAT ATAAGGTGGATCGTCCTATCAGTACAGCCATATACTTCTTACTTCCGTCCGGGAGTGTTTCACATCTTCATCGTATTCCAAGTGCAGAAACATGGCACTTCTATTTGGGTGAACCTCTTACG ATACTGGAAATAGATGATAAAGACGGAAGCTTGAAGTTAACATGCATTGGACAAGATATTGGAGCAAACCAACTGTTGCAGTATACCGTGCCACCAAATGTATGGTTCGGAGCATTTCCCACCAAAGATTATGAAATATCAACCGATAATGTAGTAGTTGTGAAAAAGCCACCGAGGGATGCGGAGGAACATTATTCCTTGGTGGGATGCACGGTTGCACCTGCTTTCCAGTTTGACGACTTTGTGTTGGCTAAACGGTCTGAACTCGTTAAGCGTTTTCCTGCTCATGAATCGCTCATTTCTTTGATCACATACGAGGATTGA